A region of Betta splendens chromosome 13, fBetSpl5.4, whole genome shotgun sequence DNA encodes the following proteins:
- the calm3a gene encoding calmodulin 3a (phosphorylase kinase, delta): protein MADQLTEEQIAEFKEAFSLFDKDGDGTITTKELGTVMRSLGQNPTEAELQDMINEVDADGNGTIDFPEFLTMMARKMKDTDSEEEIREAFRVFDKDGNGYISAAELRHVMTNLGEKLTDEEVDEMIREADIDGDGQVNYEEFVQMMTAK, encoded by the exons ATG GCTGATCAGCTGACTGAGGAACAAATTGCTG AATTTAAGGAGGCGTTCTCACTGTTTGACAAGGATGGTGACGGTACAATCACCACCAAAGAGCTTGGGACTGTAATGCGGTCTCTGGGACAGAACCCTactgaggcagagctgcaggataTGATCAATGAGGTGGATGCAGATG GTAATGGGACAATTGACTTTCCTGAGTTCCTGACCATGATGGCAAGAAAAATGAAAGATACTGATAGCGAGGAGGAAATCAGAGAAGCCTTCAGAGTCTTTGACAAG GATGGTAATGGCTACATCAGCGCCGCAGAGCTACGGCATGTCATGACCAACTTGGGGGAGAAGCTCACTGACGAAGAGGTAGATGAAATGATCCGTGAGGCTGACATTGATGGCGATGGTCAGGTCAACTATGAGG AGTTTGTCCAGATGATGACTGCCAAGTGA
- the LOC114868235 gene encoding galaxin-like: protein MLQGKVQMSLLRSLVLVFLIFGYFACSEPEDGVDAQEPQKNDVELNNDAHNTKCCPSKRTRRSTEKQCINVILNDNGHLCCGPKDNKTVLNRASDHHYCCGKEQYDNRNQRCCHVKGSLEILNNSKQLCCGPDYDKTVLTRTSDHHYCCGKEQYDNRNQSCCHVEGSLEILNHSEKLCSGPHYVKRVVNRTPKQRYFCGKEQYDNRNQSCCHVKGNHEILNDSKQLCCGPKDNKTVLDRTSDHHYCCGKEQYDHRNQSCCHTEGNLVTLNNSEQLCCGPDYDKTVLDRTSIYHYCCGKEQYDHTTHSCCNVEGSLVILNNSEQLCCGPEHNKTVLNRTSDHHYCCGKEQYDHTTHSCCHVEGSLEILNDSEQLCCGPEHNKTVLNRASDHHYCCGKEQYDNKTECCCHKENRSLRIQKKDDNCCKNETTAERPKRSAEELCGNETYDNRTHCCCDTRDDLQIQHNDSYCCKSLKQQVRFNSTTSNNISSHLSSHQETKQLPTTVAYSS, encoded by the exons AAAAAACGATGTGGAACTAAATAATGACGCCCACAACACCAAGTGCT gTCCCAGTAAGCGAACTAGACGTTCAACAGAGAAACAGTGTATAAATG TGATATTAAATGACAACGGACATCTGTGTTGTGGACCAAAAGATAACAAGACAGTCCTCAACAGAGCCTCTGATCACCACTATTGCTGTGGTAAAGAACAGTATGACAACAGAAATCAAAGATGCTGTCACGTTAAAGGAAGTCTTG aaatacTGAATAacagcaaacagctgtgttgtggacCAGATTATGACAAGACCGTCCTGACCAGAACCTCTGATCACCACTATTGCTGTGGTAAAGAACAGTATGACAACAGAAATCAAAGTTGCTGTCACGTTGAAGGAAGTCTTG AAATATTGAATCACAGTGAAAAGCTGTGTTCTGGACCACATTATGTCAAGAGAGTCGTGAACAGAACCCCTAAACAACGCTATTTCTGTGGTAAAGAACAGTATGACAACAGAAATCAAAGTTGCTGTCACGTTAAAGGAAATCATG AAATATTGaatgacagcaaacagctgtgttgtggTCCAAAAGATAACAAGACAGTCCTGGACAGAACCTCTGATCATCACTATTGCTGTGGTAAAGAACAGTATGACCACAGAAATCAAAGTTGCTGTCACACTGAAGGAAATCTTG TGACACTGAATAACAGCgaacagctgtgttgtggacCAGATTATGACAAGACCGTCCTGGACAGAACCTCCATCTACCACTATTGCTGTGGTAAAGAACAGTATGACCACACAactcacagctgctgtaacgTTGAAGGAAGTCTTG TAATACTGAATAACAGCgaacagctgtgttgtggacCAGAACATAACAAGACAGtcctgaacagaacctctgatcaTCACTATTGCTGTGGTAAAGAACAGTATGACCACACAactcacagctgctgtcacgtTGAAGGAAGTCTTG AAATATTGAATGACAGtgaacagctgtgttgtggacCAGAACATAACAAGACAGTCCTCAACAGAGCCTCTGATCACCACTATTGCTGTGGTAAAGAACAGTATGACAACAAAACTGAGTGCTGCTGTCACAAGGAAAACCGAAGTCTTCGGATACAAAAAAAGgacgacaactgctgtaaaaatgAAA cAACTGCTGAGCGACCTAAACGTTCAGCGGAGGAACTGTGTGGTAATG AGACCTATGACAACAgaactcactgctgctgtgacacgAGAGATGATCTTCAGATACAACATAATGACTCCTACTGCTGTAAAA GTTTGAAACAGCAGGTAAGATTCAACTCAACAACATCTAAcaacatctcatctcatctgtcaAGTcaccaagaaacaaaacaactacCAACAACTGTTGCTTATTCATCCTGA